One Xylanivirga thermophila DNA window includes the following coding sequences:
- a CDS encoding PF20097 family protein, producing MQCPYCNGEMEIGILEGGRYLLWAKQPHKVSYHPKRGEVLLGEKAVSSVRIDSYICKQCKKIIIDYANLGYIKEE from the coding sequence ATGCAATGTCCCTATTGTAATGGTGAAATGGAAATAGGCATATTAGAAGGGGGAAGGTATCTTTTATGGGCAAAACAGCCACATAAAGTATCCTATCATCCTAAAAGAGGCGAAGTCTTACTAGGAGAAAAAGCGGTTAGTTCTGTGAGGATAGATTCTTATATTTGCAAACAATGTAAAAAGATTATCATAGATTATGCTAATCTTGGTTATATAAAAGAGGAATAG
- a CDS encoding GNAT family N-acetyltransferase gives MNFRKAVEPDISSIMNIIKQAQDYFKKQGIDQWQNNYPNLETILNDIKNKNGYVLLDDDTIIGTVSVSFDGEKTYRHIYNGKWITNGNYAVVHRLAVDQEFKRRGLATIIMKKTEEICLNRDIHSIRIDTHEENLAMQKLLNKNKFEYCGIIYLEGGSKRIAFEKIL, from the coding sequence TTGAATTTTCGAAAAGCAGTTGAGCCAGATATTAGTAGTATAATGAACATTATTAAACAAGCCCAAGATTATTTTAAAAAACAGGGAATTGATCAGTGGCAGAACAATTATCCTAATTTAGAAACTATACTTAATGATATTAAAAACAAAAATGGATATGTTTTGTTAGATGATGATACCATAATAGGCACTGTATCCGTTTCTTTTGATGGAGAAAAAACCTATAGACATATTTATAATGGCAAATGGATTACCAACGGTAATTATGCTGTTGTCCACAGACTAGCAGTTGACCAAGAATTTAAAAGACGTGGGCTAGCAACTATAATTATGAAAAAAACAGAAGAGATTTGCTTAAATAGGGATATACATAGTATTAGAATAGATACCCATGAAGAAAATCTAGCTATGCAGAAACTATTGAATAAGAATAAATTCGAGTATTGCGGGATAATTTATTTAGAAGGCGGGAGCAAAAGAATAGCTTTTGAAAAAATTCTGTAG
- a CDS encoding arsenate reductase ArsC — MKPKVAFICVHNSCRSQMAEAIGKLFALDVFDSYSAGTEIKPQINQDAVKIIKEIYGVDMNKKQYSKLITDIPEVDIVIKMGCNVNCPYLPCKYEEDWGLEDPIGKGDEEFRKIALKIEQKVKDLAERIKNNRMLI, encoded by the coding sequence ATGAAACCTAAAGTAGCATTTATTTGTGTACACAATTCATGCCGATCTCAAATGGCAGAGGCAATAGGGAAATTATTCGCTTTGGATGTTTTTGATTCTTATTCGGCAGGTACAGAGATAAAGCCACAGATAAATCAGGATGCTGTGAAGATTATAAAAGAAATATATGGCGTAGACATGAATAAAAAACAATATTCTAAACTTATCACAGATATACCAGAAGTGGATATAGTAATAAAGATGGGATGCAATGTTAATTGTCCTTATTTGCCTTGTAAGTATGAAGAAGATTGGGGTTTGGAAGATCCCATTGGTAAGGGGGATGAGGAGTTTAGGAAAATAGCTCTTAAAATTGAACAAAAAGTCAAAGACTTAGCAGAACGTATTAAAAACAATAGAATGTTGATATAA
- a CDS encoding alpha-galactosidase produces MGITYNEADRVFHLQAGDTSYAMQIYKDGYLAHLYWGKKVNKINPEELIIKRERPSFSANPDINDKTFSLDTLPQEYPAYGNTDFRSPAYQIQLENGATITDLRYESHKIFKGKAKLQGLPATYVENDDEAETLEIALVDELIGLKAVLSYTVFKNFNAITRNVRFINDGKQNLKLLRGLSMSVDFIRNDFDFMHLFGSWARERHIVRETLRPGIQYIDSKRGASSHEHNPFIALLSRDCTEENGEAYGFSLVYSGNFLAQAEVNMYKTTRISMGINPFDFSWLLEPGETFQTPEVVMVYSDRGIGKMSRTYHKLYRTRLCRGKFRDSIRPILVNNWEATYFDFNADKIENIAKVAKELGIELFVLDDGWFGHRNDDTSSLGDWIADKNKLPDGLDNLANRIHDLGLQFGLWFEPEMVSPDSDLYRAHPDWCLHVPNRSRSTARTQLVLDLSREDVCEYIIDAVSDILRTVKVDYVKWDMNRNMTEIGSALLPATRQRETAHRYMLGLYKVMDTITNSFPNILFEGCSGGGGRFDPGMLYYMPQIWTSDDTDAVERLKIQYGTSIVYPASTMGAHVSAIPNHQVHRNTSLKMRGDVAMSGNFGYELDLTKLTENEKEDVKKQISQYKSLRKIIQFGDMYRILSPFGGNETAWIYVSENKEEAFAAYFRVLDQPNAPIRRLKLKGLDPNRYYVIDGKSGVYGGDELMYIGIAIPQLNGDFKSVVWRIKAK; encoded by the coding sequence ATGGGAATAACGTACAATGAAGCTGACAGGGTTTTTCATTTACAGGCGGGAGATACAAGCTATGCTATGCAGATCTACAAGGATGGATATCTTGCACACCTATACTGGGGTAAAAAGGTAAACAAAATTAATCCAGAAGAGCTTATTATAAAAAGAGAACGGCCATCATTTTCGGCAAATCCGGATATAAATGATAAGACATTTTCATTAGATACACTTCCACAAGAATATCCTGCTTATGGAAATACAGATTTTCGTAGCCCTGCATATCAAATTCAACTAGAAAATGGGGCAACTATAACGGATTTAAGATATGAGTCCCACAAAATTTTTAAAGGTAAGGCAAAACTTCAAGGATTGCCAGCTACCTATGTAGAGAACGATGATGAAGCAGAAACTTTGGAAATAGCATTAGTTGATGAGTTAATTGGACTTAAAGCAGTCCTTTCATATACAGTATTTAAAAATTTTAATGCCATAACGAGAAATGTACGCTTTATTAATGATGGAAAACAAAATTTAAAATTGCTCCGTGGTTTAAGTATGAGTGTGGATTTTATACGGAACGATTTTGATTTTATGCATCTATTTGGTTCCTGGGCAAGGGAAAGACATATTGTAAGGGAAACCTTAAGACCTGGAATTCAATACATAGATAGTAAAAGAGGTGCAAGCAGTCATGAACATAATCCTTTTATTGCCCTTTTAAGCCGGGATTGCACTGAGGAAAATGGAGAAGCTTATGGATTTAGTCTGGTCTATAGCGGGAATTTCTTAGCTCAAGCAGAAGTTAATATGTACAAAACTACCAGAATATCTATGGGAATAAACCCTTTTGATTTTTCGTGGTTGCTTGAACCAGGCGAAACCTTTCAAACTCCTGAGGTGGTAATGGTATACTCTGATAGGGGTATAGGCAAAATGTCAAGGACATATCACAAGCTCTATCGTACAAGACTCTGCAGAGGCAAATTCAGGGATAGTATAAGACCTATTCTTGTTAATAATTGGGAAGCAACTTATTTCGATTTTAATGCTGATAAGATAGAAAATATAGCTAAAGTAGCAAAAGAACTTGGCATAGAACTCTTTGTCCTCGACGATGGCTGGTTTGGACATAGAAATGATGATACATCCTCATTAGGAGACTGGATTGCCGATAAAAATAAATTACCCGATGGATTAGATAATTTAGCAAATCGGATCCATGATTTAGGATTACAGTTTGGTTTATGGTTTGAGCCAGAAATGGTATCACCAGATAGTGATTTGTATAGAGCCCATCCCGATTGGTGCCTACATGTACCCAATAGATCCCGTTCAACGGCTAGGACACAATTAGTGCTAGATCTATCGAGGGAAGATGTTTGTGAATACATTATAGATGCAGTATCAGATATTTTAAGAACAGTTAAAGTAGATTACGTAAAATGGGATATGAATAGAAACATGACAGAAATAGGCTCAGCATTATTGCCAGCAACAAGACAAAGAGAAACAGCACATAGATACATGCTTGGACTTTATAAGGTTATGGATACCATAACAAACTCTTTCCCGAATATATTGTTCGAAGGTTGTTCAGGTGGTGGCGGGCGTTTTGACCCCGGTATGTTATATTATATGCCACAAATCTGGACTAGTGATGATACAGATGCTGTTGAAAGATTAAAAATACAATATGGTACAAGTATCGTTTATCCAGCCAGTACAATGGGGGCACATGTTTCTGCTATACCGAATCATCAAGTTCATAGGAATACCTCCCTTAAAATGAGAGGTGATGTAGCCATGTCCGGAAATTTTGGTTACGAACTAGACCTTACAAAACTTACTGAAAATGAAAAGGAAGACGTGAAAAAACAAATTTCCCAATACAAAAGTTTAAGAAAAATTATTCAGTTTGGGGATATGTATAGGATATTAAGCCCATTTGGAGGAAATGAAACTGCCTGGATTTATGTATCAGAGAATAAGGAAGAAGCATTTGCAGCATATTTTAGAGTTTTAGATCAGCCTAATGCACCTATAAGAAGGTTAAAATTAAAAGGATTAGATCCTAATAGGTATTATGTAATTGATGGAAAAAGTGGTGTGTATGGCGGAGATGAGTTGATGTATATTGGAATAGCCATACCACAGTTAAATGGAGATTTTAAGAGCGTAGTATGGAGAATAAAGGCAAAATAA
- a CDS encoding SDR family NAD(P)-dependent oxidoreductase — MDLFDLTGKVAVITGASSGLGADAARAYAAQGADVALLARRKEKLDNIVKEIESTGRKAIAVQCDVSNEENVKQAVEKVLSHYGKIDILLNNAGVAFAGSVENMTVEQWDTAMNVNVKGVFLMSKYIVPHMKEHKYGKIVNVASVNAIIADKPEPLVRHAYNASKSAVVGLTIGMATSLAQYGITVNAVGPGLFKSEMTEDTLFKEESFLKMYNALCPASRPGNKGELNGPILFLSSDASSYTTGQFITVDGGMTRV; from the coding sequence ATGGATCTATTTGATTTAACAGGGAAAGTCGCCGTTATTACTGGAGCATCCAGCGGTTTAGGAGCTGATGCAGCTAGAGCATACGCTGCACAAGGAGCCGATGTAGCACTTTTAGCAAGGAGAAAAGAAAAACTCGACAATATCGTAAAGGAAATTGAATCCACAGGAAGAAAGGCCATTGCAGTACAATGTGATGTTTCAAACGAAGAAAATGTGAAACAGGCAGTTGAAAAAGTACTATCCCACTATGGCAAAATTGATATTTTGCTAAACAACGCAGGTGTTGCATTTGCAGGTTCCGTTGAAAACATGACAGTGGAGCAATGGGATACTGCAATGAACGTTAACGTAAAAGGCGTATTCTTGATGTCTAAATATATAGTTCCACATATGAAAGAACATAAATATGGCAAAATTGTAAACGTTGCTTCTGTAAATGCTATTATAGCAGACAAGCCTGAACCACTTGTTCGTCACGCATATAATGCATCAAAAAGTGCAGTAGTTGGCTTGACCATCGGAATGGCCACTTCCTTAGCGCAGTATGGTATTACCGTAAATGCTGTAGGTCCAGGTCTTTTTAAATCTGAAATGACTGAAGATACCTTATTCAAGGAAGAGAGCTTCCTTAAGATGTATAATGCACTTTGCCCCGCTTCAAGACCTGGAAATAAAGGTGAGCTTAATGGTCCAATATTATTCCTATCCTCAGATGCATCAAGCTATACTACAGGACAGTTCATTACTGTTGATGGTGGCATGACACGAGTTTAA